A stretch of Planococcus citri chromosome 5, ihPlaCitr1.1, whole genome shotgun sequence DNA encodes these proteins:
- the LOC135849138 gene encoding protein lin-9 homolog — protein sequence MMNDIDSDPVEALISLKNGISKKMNGAHEEETEKQQQLSLFGLKRVEEVAKIQAEKLQQQPRNVEQVLNRRGTPARVRKKNKLFFDDDIYNATLTKKETRTPDKRQSTPKLKAKTPTPSKRPVKKIVTPAKPLIITEPPTASKITPTSSSSTTSAENKINQIIGLKLRNLLKLPKAYNWVCAEWFYSNIDRPLFLENNDFIICLKESFPQLKTYNLTRAEWCMVRRMMGKPRRCSQNFFAEEMRELERRRSKIRLLQQRKASEISTFKDVPEEIPLQPVIGTSVTARLRTPKKGLFTGKIDAVDTSNNTYRVSFDKPGLGTHSIPDYEVLSNETPETFSKSSLLQSLRPRNITSIQLSNKMVREPLLLPNDPMLSMASGSKLNVDNGMIGEYPFEVIKTIVRLKKILYIKKAQIQSLREMNAETERMDLYGQQVTEEFQTRYAGNIIALEIINHDLGETINSLNQHLKQLGPNEAVSSILSPAYLQDQSSTLAKELVEKNNAMTTDPSKLVVEDDSMLELITNLTALMLQIKSLAENDRKPYEVDVLKKTMIQIKLKLSPSNQKVFESCVEVHMQHIQNGLSGYKSFVTS from the exons A TGATGAACGACATAGACAGCGATCCCGTCGAAGCTCTGATATCGTTAAAAAACGGCATCTCCAAGAAAATGAACGGCGCCCACGAAGAAGAAAccgaaaaacaacaacaactgtCTCTATTTGGCCTCAAACGAGTCGAAGAAGTGGCGAAAATCCAAGCGGAAAAATTACAACAGCAGCCTCGAAACGTCGAACAAGTTCTTAATCGACGCGGAACTCCGGCTCGAGTTCGCAAGAAGAATAAACTGTTCTTCGACGACGATATTTATAACGCAACGTTGACCAAAAAAGAGACCAGAACACCCGATAAGAGACAATCAACACCGAAACTCAAAGCTAAAACACCTACGCCTTCTAAACGACCAGTCAAGAAAATCGTAACACCTGCTAAACCTCTCATTATTACCGAACCACCTACCGCTTCGAAAATAACCCCGACGAGTAGTTCATCTACTACATCAgctgaaaacaaaatcaatcaGATAATCGGCCTGAAGTTgcgtaatttattaaaattacccaAAGCTTACAACTGGGTATGTGCCGAGTGGTTTTACAGTAATATTGATCGACCGTTGTTTTTAGAAAACAACGATTTTATCATCTGCTTGAAAGAATCGTTCCCTCAGTTAAAAACGTATAATCTGACTAGAGCCGAATGGTGTATGGTACGTCGAATGATGGGTAAACCGCGCCGCTGTTCGCAGAATTTCTTCGCCGAAGAGATGCGTGAATTGGAACGTCGCCGGAGTAAAATCAGACTTCTGCAGCAACGTAAAGCTTCAGAAATCAGCACTTTTAAAGACGTTCCCGAAGAAATCCCTCTACAACCGGTCATCGGTACCAGTGTGACGGCTCGTTTgagaacccctaaaaaaggtctATTCACTGGTAAAATTGACGCCGTCGATACGTCGAATAATACTTACAGAGTGAGCTTCGATAAACCCGGATTGGGCACGCATTCGATACCAGATTACGAAGTACTTTCCAACGAAACACCCGAAACGTTTTCGAAATCATCGCTGCTCCAATCCTTACGACCTCGTAATATAACTTCCATCCAGTTATCGAATAAAATGGTCCGCGAGCCTTTACTACTCCCCAACGATCCGATGCTGAGTATGGCCTCCGGTAGCAAGTTGAACGTCGATAATGGTATGATCGGAGAGTATCCGTTCGAAGTGATCAAAACGAtcgttcgtttgaaaaaaatactctacATTAAAAAAGCCCAAATACAAAGCTTACGCGAAATGAACGCCGAAACCGAACGAATGGATTTATACGGTCAACAAGTCACCGAAGAATTTCAAACTCGTTACGCCGGAAACATAATAGCGTTGGAAATAATAAACCACGATCTCGGTGAAACCATCAATTCGTTAAATCAGCACCTTAAACAGCTCGGTCCCAATGAAGCAGTCTCGTCTATACTATCTCCGGCCTATCTACAAGATCAGAGTTCAACTCTGGCCAAAGAATTAGTCGAGAAAAATAACGCCATGACGACCGATCCTTCGAAACTGGTCGTTGAAGATGACTCGATGCTCGAACTAATCACTAATCTAACCGCTCTCATGTTGCAGATTAAAAGCTTAGCTGAAAACGACCGTAAACCGTACGAAGTTGACGTACTGAAGAAAACCATGATCCAAATCAAGCTCAAATTGAGCCCGAGTAACCAAAAGGTATTCGAAAGCTGCGTTGAAGTTCACATGCAGCATATACAAAACGGACTTAGTGGGTATAAAAGTTTCGTAACATCGTAA
- the Nubpl gene encoding iron-sulfur cluster transfer protein NUBPL — protein sequence MSPIMSCCRYLPSFTRNPISVFCYHGLRSPNYVGCRADQIHSSSKRSNHSQSKILSKGLPKKKPITGVKQIVLVASGKGGVGKSTISVNLAVALKKLQPEKEVGLLDADVFGPSIPLMMNLHDTPLLTNDDLMKPLVNYGVKCISMGNIITENSAAIWRGLMVMSALDKLIRQVDWNPVDYMVIDTPPGTGDTHLSLAQNLPISGALVVSTGQKASLQIARRGITMLNKLQIPVFGIVHNMSSVICTKCSHKTPLFGDYFEEFSKENDIEILENVPLDGSVSDGCDSGVPVVISHPESFQAKSFVNLASTILKKLQTSS from the exons ATGTCTCCAATCATGTCCTGCTGTCGGTATCTTCCTTCGTTCACGAGGAATCCAATTTCTGTATTTTGTTACCATGGACTTCGGTCACCG AACTATGTTGGATGCAGAGCTGACCAAATTCATAGCTCAAGCAAACGTTCAAATCACTcccaaagtaaaattttatctaAAGGGTTACCGAAGAAAAAACCTATTACTGGTGTAAAACAAATCGTATTAGTTGCCTCGGGAAAAGGAGGTGTTGGAAAATCCACCATATCAG TAAATTTAGCagttgctttgaaaaaattacagccAGAGAAAGAAGTTGGATTATTAGACGCTGATGTATTCGGTCCTTCTATTCCGTTGATGATGAATCTTCACGATACTCCTTTACTCACGAATG atgaTCTCATGAAACCTTTAGTCAATTACGGTGTCAAATG CATTTCAATGGGAAACATAATAACCGAGAATTCAGCAGCAATTTGGCGTGGTTTAATGGTAATGAGTGCTCTTGATAAACTCATTCGACAAGTCGACTGGAATCCGGTAGATTACATGGTCATAGACACTCCTCCGGGTACTGGTGATACTCACTTATCGTTagctcaaaatttaccaatttcag GTGCACTGGTTGTGTCAACGGGTCAAAAAGCTTCTTTACAGATTGCTCGTAGAGGTATAACGATGCtgaataaattacaaattcCTGTTTTCGGAATCGTTCACAATATGAGCTCGGTTATTTGTACGAAATGTTCTCATAAAACTCCTCTGTTTGGggattattttgaagaattttctaaagaaaatg ATATTGAAATTCTGGAAAATGTTCCTCTCGATGGTTCAGTTTCCGATGGCTGTGATAGTGGAGTTCCTGTCGTGATATCTCATCCTGAATCTTTTCAG GCTAAATCATTCGTTAATTTGGCATCaacaattttaaagaaattacaAACGTCGTCGTAG
- the LOC135849139 gene encoding mitochondrial-processing peptidase subunit alpha, whose translation MGLNKTLTKLSRHLAVNRSVVAGSWQLKRFSSDSKGKRPPIVCNFNQPPLSESLPDLPKAVYSKAKLEENLTFVTKLHNGIRVATEDHFGQFCTVGVMIDCGSRYEVAYPSGVSHFLEKLAFNSTVNYESKDAILKELEKYGGICDCRSSRDAFMYAASALREGLDPVMKVIADAVLRPKITHEELTEAQETVRYELESLHSKPDQDLILMDLIHAAAYRDNTLGLPKLCPEKNLLIIDRETIFTFLKNYYDPSRIVVTGVGVNHDDLVNAVKKYFIDARPVWETDSSIKVNADRRYAPDRSVAQYTGGLIQQKCEIPAFVGPSGLPELAHVVIGLEGTSFTDDDFIPLCVLNMMMGGGGSFSAGGPGKGMFTRLYLNVLNKHHWIFSATAFNHSYIDTGLFCIHVSATPEHVGKMTEVIVKEMVNMAGSVHPEELWRAKKQLQSLLLMNLEAKPVVFEDIARQVLAHGFRKKPEAFINLISRVEEEDIQRVARRILSTPPAVAARGDISKLPSYGSIQGGLMGLQTAPTNKRLSLFH comes from the exons ATGGGACTTAACAAGACACTAACAAAACTCAGCCGGCACTTGGCCGTAAACCGAAG CGTGGTTGCTGGGTCATGGCAGCTGAAAAGGTTTTCCTCAGATTCGAAAGGTAAACGGCCTCCGATAGTTTGCAATTTCAATCAACCTCCACTCAGCGAAAGCTTACCAGATTTACCAAAAGCTGTATATTCCAAAgcaaaattagaagaaaatctCACCTTCGTTACTAAATTACATAATGGTATTCGTGTCGCTACAGAAGACCATTTTGGACAGTTTTGTACCGTAGGAG TGATGATTGATTGCGGTTCGAGATACGAAGTAGCATATCCTAGCGGTGTTtcgcattttttagaaaaactagCATTTAAT TCTACGGTAAATTACGAAAGTAAAGATGCCATTTTGAAAGAACTGGAAAAATACGGCGGTATTTGTGATTGTCGTTCATCGAG AGATGCATTTATGTACGCAGCATCAGCTCTGCGAGAAGGTTTAGATCCAGTCATGAAAGTAATAGCTGATGCAGTTCTACGACCTAAGATAACTCATGAAGAG CTGACAGAAGCACAAGAAACTGTTCGATATGAATTAGAAAGTCTGCACAGCAAACCGGATCAAGATTTAATTTTAATGGATTTGATACACGCG GCCGCTTACCGTGATAATACTTTAGGATTACCGAAACTCTGCCcggagaaaaatttattaataattgatAGAGAAACTATAttcacctttttgaaaaattattacgatcCTTCAAGAATAGTTGTTACTGGAGTCGGTGTTAATCACGATGATCTCGTTAATGCAGTTAAAAA GTATTTTATCGATGCGAGACCAGTTTGGGAAACTGATTCATCAATCAAAGTGAATGCAGATAGACGATATGCTCCAGACAGATCCGTAGCTCAATATACTGGCGGTTTAATACAA CAAAAATGCGAAATACCTGCTTTCGTAGGTCCTTCTGGGTTACCAGAATTGGCTCACGTTGTTATTGGCTTAGAAGGAACATCATTCACCGATGACGATTTCATTCCCTTATGTGTTCTGAATATGATGATGGGAGGAGGTGGATCTTTCAGTGCTGGAGGTCCAGGAAAGGGAATGTTTACTAGATTATACTTGAATGTGTTGAATAA gcATCATTGGATATTTAGTGCAACTGCATTTAATCATTCGTACATCGATACAGGATTATTCTGTATTCATGTCAGTGCCACTCCCGAACACGTTGGTAAAATGACCGAAGTTATCGTTAAAGAAATGGTCAACATGGCTGGTTCAGTTCACCCTGAAGAATTATGG agAGCTAAAAAACAATTACAGTCATTATTACTGATGAATTTGGAAGCTAAACCGGTAGTTTTCGAAGATATTGCCAGACAAGTTTTAGCCCATGGTTTCCGCAAGAAGCCAGAAGCGTTCATAAATCTAATTA GTCGAGTTGAAGAAGAAGATATCCAACGAGTAGCCCGAAGAATCCTATCAACTCCACCTGCAGTCGCAGCTCGTGGTGATATTTCGAAACTACCATCGTATGGTTCCATTCAAGGAGGTCTTATGGGTCTGCAAACTGCGCCGACAAATAAACGTTTATCGTTGTTTCATTAA
- the Top3beta gene encoding DNA topoisomerase 3-beta-1, whose translation MRVVFMVAEKPSLAASLANILSNGQSTSRRGANGACSIHEWKGVLFNQCVQFRMTSVCGHVLTIDFHAKFNNWDKVDPLELFSCPTERKEATPKLRISSFLAQEARGCDYLVLWLDCDKEGENICFEVIEAVKKSLKRSIYLDDVVWRARFSSITEKDVKAALYNLGKPNRNEALSVDARQELDLRIGCAFTRFQTKFFHRKYGNLDSSLISFGPCQTPTLGFCVERHDQIQTFKPEPYWVLQVTVLTSDKREISLTYQNPRIFEKEAAKALFQRIKSTPSLKVTNITSKEKSKGRPIALNTVELMRAASAGLGIGPHHAMSVAEKLYTQGYISYPRTETSRYSENFDLHEVLQIFKFSVEYGQYASQILTEGVNRPKKGHDVGDHPPITPMKLASNVELDGDSWKIYDYIVRHFLASLARDCKYISTTTTFVAESETFTFVGDIVVDPGYTAIMTWQSVAKNKISPNCNIGDVVPIHNVSLGDFKTTPPDYLTESELISLMEKHGIGTDASIPVHINNISQRNYVTVGSGRRLIPTNLGIILVHGYQKIDKELVEPTTRSKMESQLNLIARGEADFEKVLGDVIKLFQKKYQFFTKNIEDMDSLFEVSFTPLAETGKALSRCGKCRRYMKYIQARPNRLHCSHCNETYNLPQNGNIRIFKELRCPVDDFELLTWSSGSKGKSYPLCPHCFNNPPYSEMKKNSGCNMCIHPTCPQAIYSIGIASCMNCDDGILVLDPSSGPKWKVLCNRCDIIMPVFDDAQKVNVEKKACKCGAQLIHVEYKEEKTKLPGDRVEMTECMFCNHGLSSLVRQQHAVSSKPAFHHQGGRGPRNRKHSKKNKAKQPKDKMSQLAAYFV comes from the exons ATGAGAGTCGTTTTTATGGTCGCAGAAAAGCCTTCCTTGGCTGCCTCTCTAGCCAATATCCTGAGTAACGGCCAAAGCACATCTAGAAGAG GTGCCAATGGAGCATGTTCTATACACGAATGGAAAGGTGTATTGTTCAATCAATGTGTTCAGTTTCGTATGACCTCCGTTTGTGGTCACGTATTAACCATAGATTTCCACGCAAAGTTTAATAACTGGGACAAAGTTGACCCG TTGGAATTATTCTCATGTCCGACTGAAAGGAAAGAAGCTACGCCTAAGCTGAGaattagttcatttttggctcaagaAGCTCGCGGTTGTGATTACCTAGTTTTATGGCTCGATTGTGACAAAGAAGGTGAGAATATCTGTTTCGAAGTCATCGAAGCTGTCAAGAAATCACTCAAAAGGTCTATTTATTTGGACGAT GTCGTTTGGAGAGCTCGTTTTTCGTCCATCACCGAAAAAGATGTCAAAGCTGCTTTGTATAATCTAGGCAAACCAAACAGAAACGAAGCATTGAGTGTGGATGCTCGTCAAGAATTAGATTTACGCATCGGTTGCGCTTTTACTCGCTTTCAAACTAAATTCTTCCAt agaaaATACGGTAATTTAGATTCATCTTTGATATCATTCGGACCTTGCCAAACACCTACTTTGGGATTTTGCGTCGAAAGACACgatcaaattcaaacatttaaGCCAGAACCGTATTGGGTATTACAA gtaaCCGTATTAACTAGTGATAAGAGAGAAATATCGCTTACGTATCAAAATCCTAggatatttgaaaaagaagccGCCAAAGCCCTATTTCAAAGAATCAAATCTACTCCTAGTTTAAA AGTAACCAACATAACATCCAAAGAGAAATCAAAAGGGCGTCCTATTGCCTTAAATACTGTCGAGCTGATGCGAGCTGCCAGTGCTGGACTCGGTATAGGGCCTCATCATGCGATGTCAGTCGCCGAAAAATTATACACTCAAGGTTATATAAGTTACCCGAGAACGGAGACTTCAcgttattctgaaaattttgatttaca CGAAGTATtgcaaatattcaaattcagcGTAGAGTACGGCCAGTATGCTAGTCAGATATTAACCGAAGGTGTAAATAGGCCTAAAAAAGGCCACGATGTAGGAGATCACCCTCCCATCACCCCCATGAAATTAGCATCCAATGTCGAATTGGACGGCGACAGCTGGAAAATATACGATTATATAGTGAGACATTTCCTCGCCTCG CTTGCTCGAGATTGCAAATATATTAGTACAACTACCACATTCGTAGCAGAATCGGAAACGTTCACATTTGTCGGTGATATCGTCGTGGATCCGGGTTACACTGCGATTATGACTTGGCAAAGTGTAGCCAAGAATAAAATTTCGCCTAATTGCAACATCGGCGATGTTGTCCCCATTcacaat GTTTCGTTAGGTGATTTCAAAACTACTCCTCCTGATTACCTGACTGAATCGGAATTGATTTCTTTAATGGAGAAACACGGTATAGGCACTGACGCTTCCATTCCAGTTCATATTAATAATATTTCGCAACGAAATTACGTCACAGTCGGTAGTGGTCGCCGTCTCATTCCTACTAATTTGGGTATTATTTTAGTACACGGTTAtcaaaag ATTGATAAAGAATTGGTCGAACCGACCACCAGATCCAAGATGGAATCTCAGCTGAATTTAATCGCTCGAGGCgaagcagattttgaaaaagttttaggAGATGTGATAAAACTGTTTCAAAAgaagtatcaatttttcactaagAATATCGAAGATATGGATAGTTTGTTCGAAGTTTCTTTCACACCGTTGGCTGAAACCGGTAAAGCGTTGTCAAG GTGTGGTAAATGTCGTCGATATATGAAATATATCCAAGCCAGACCTAACCGATTGCATTGTTCACATTGTAACGAAACGTATAACTTGCCTCAGAATGGAAACATTCGTATTTTTAAg GAACTTCGCTGTCCCGTTGACGATTTCGAGCTACTTACTTGGTCTTCTGGTTCGAAAGGCAAAAGTTATCCTTTATGCCCTCACTGCTTCAATAATCCTCCTTATTCTGAGATGAAGAAGAATTCTGGATGTAACATGTGCATTCATCCTACTTGTCCTCAGGCTATTTATAGTATTGGTATCGCGAGCTGCATGAATTGCGACGATGGTATTTTAGTGTTGGATCCTTCGTCTGGGCCTAAATGGAAAGTGCTTTGTAACAG atGCGACATTATAATGCCAGTGTTCGACGACGCCCAAAAAGTCAACGTTGAAAAGAAGGCGTGTAAATGCGGCGCTCAGCTTATTCACGTAGAGTACAAAGAG GAAAAAACCAAGTTACCCGGAGATCGCGTCGAAATGACCGAATGTATGTTCTGCAATCACGGTTTATCTTCGTTAGTCCGCCAACAACACGCAGTCTCTTCCAAACCAGCGTTCCATCATCAAGGTGGACGTGGTCCTCGAAATCGTAAACATAGTAAGAAAAATAAAGCGAAACAGCCGAAAGATAAAATGTCTCAATTAGCAGCGTATTTCGTATGA